ATTGAGAGGAGTAGAAGGTTTAGTGGACCTTGACTCTGATTGGGAAGTAGGACGTCAGGAATTGAGGCTCTTACCGAACCACTTCAAGTTGGCGGGTTTGGGTGTTACTTTGGATGATGTGGCTTCCGAACTAAGGGGATACATAAGCGGAGTAAAGGCAGGAGTATATAGGGAAAGGGGTTATGAGTACGACATCCTTGTGCAGTTGGGCGAACAGTGGAGAGACGCCCCCTCAAAGGTGGAGGAATTGCCTCTTTGGACTCCAAAAGGTTTCGTCCCGTTGAAGGAGTTGGTTCATGTAAAATATGAGAAAGGTCCCACAGCTATATATAGATTGGACCGACAAAGAAAAGTTACAGTGGAAGGAGAAGTGGCTGGAAGATCAGTAGGAGAAGTTTTCAGAGACATTCAGCCGATAGTCAGGAAGATTGAGTTGCCCCAAGGGTATAGGTTTATATACAAAGGAGAAATTGAGGACATCCAGGAGAACTTCAGAAGGCTAATAACGGCCTTTGGTATGGCGACGTTTTTAACTTTCTTGATGATTGCCGGTATAATTGAGTCCTACCTTTTTGCTTTCGTTATAATGCTTACGGTTCCTATCTCCATAATTGGCGTTGTGCCGGCGCTGCTTTTTACTGGGACGACGCTGTCCATTTATGGACTTTTGGGCCTGATAATGCTGGTGGGTCTCGTTGTCAACAATGCGATAATAATAGTCGACTACGCTGAACTGTTGAGAAAGAGGGGATACAAGCCTGATGAAGCTGTTATAGAGGCCTGCAACGTTAGGTTGAGGCCTATAATAATGGCGGACGTGACAACGTTGATAGCCTTATTGCCTTTGGCCATGGGAATGGGAACAGGGGGCCAATATAGAGCCCCATTGGCCATAGTCTTAATAGGGGGACTGATTGCAGGTGGAACCATGGCCTTGTTCCTGATACCTCCCATTTACAACGTGGTTTGGAGGTTAAAGGCCTACGTATCGAAGGGGGGCTTATTGTGAAGAGAGGACTATTTTTCTGGGGGGCCTTTATTTTAGTGGCAGTTATTATCGTGGGAGGTTTCTTTTACCTAGGAAGAAAACCTTCCTTGCTTGACCCGCTTAATGCCATACCTGAAGTTGAAGCAGATCAATCTTGGCTTTTGCTTGAATCGCCAGGGGATCAATTGAGCCTATTGGAGTGGCCCGAGGACAAAAATGAAGTTAGTACTGTAGAGGTCTTTACCAAAGATATATTGGGATTGTCTTCGTTATCGTCCAAGGTTGCCCTTTGGGTTCAGCTTCCATATGGCGATCGGTGGTATGGAGCCTTTCAAATGCCGAAGGAGGAAATTGACTCTTTGAGGGCATTAAAAACTCCAGAACGCTGGAGAAGCAGGTTCCCAAATTGTGTAGTTGGCGAGACCTCAGAAGGAGCGATTAAAATCAAGTTCTCGGAAGACTCAGAACCTGTGGTGGGTGCGGTCGAAAGGGGGACATTGCTTCTATCGAAGGATGCTCAGGGCCTTTCTAAGATGTACGAAGCCATTGAAACCCCGTCGAAGCGAATGAAGGTAAAGTGGGATGTGAAGCCTTCTTTGCCAGCCCACTTGGTGGTCTTTGATGATGGAAAGTTGGCTTCAAAGTTGGGGGAAAAACTTGGCGTAGATGAAGACCTTGGAGAATCTTTACCTTTGACTTTTACCCTTGGATGGGAGTCCTCAGATGATAGAGGGAATATATTCTGGAATATCAATGGGCTTGAAGATGTTTTCGCTTCAAATGATGTTGCAGATCGTATTGAGCCCATAAGTTGGGAAGGAGAATTTTTCGTCCCAGATCCACTGGTTGCTGCTTTTGCCTTCAATGCAAAGGGGCTTGTGGCGGACACAATGATGGAAGGGTTTGAGGAGGCTGCTTCCAAGGCTTACAGTGAAAGGAAAGAGCTATTGGAGCTATTGGATGGGGCTATTATCTCCATGGTCGGAGGAAAATCGAGAGTGGCCTTGTTGTCCTTGCCTGGGATACTCGTTCAATTGCCAGAAAGGGGCGACAAAGGCGTTGAGGCAGTCAACGAATTATGGGATTCTTTCTGGCTTGATCCAAGGCCTATCGAGGGTTTTGCTGCGGGGGGAGCTGTTGCTTTCCCCTTTACCCTCATAGGGGCGGCTGATGAGAGATTAGTGCTTTTAGGAGCTATAGATTTAAACACCTTGATAAAAAATAAGAGTGTCACAGAGATAATTGGTTATGACAAACCCTCCTTGGGTTGGCTTTACGTTGATTTCCCCAAGGCAGCGGAGGCGTTGGAGGATTTACAGAAAATAGGCAGTCTTTCAACCAAGGTCGGAGTTACTAATACACCAGACTTGGAGAAGATTGAACAGACTATAAGCAGACTCAAACAACTGGGCAGGCTTAAAATGGTTTTTTATGACTTAAAAAGTGGCGAGGCTCGTTGGGAGCCCAGCAATTGAGTTTAGAGAATATGAATTGAAAGCAAGTGCTTAAACAAAAGGGGGATTTAGTGGATGGTACAAAATGCCTTGGCGGTACTTATGGAGCGCAATTGCATAGAATGGTGCAGCAACCCTGAGGAGCTTGGTTCTTTGTTCTCCACAGAGATGGTTACTGGATACATTGGGTTCGATCCGACAGCAGATAGTCTTCACGTGGGGCATTTGATACCCATAATGGGACTTGCCTGGATGCAGCGGTTGGGTCACAGGCCGATAGCAATAGCTGGAGGCGGGACCGGATTGATAGGCGACCCTTCAGGAAAGAGCAAAGAACGAAACCTGCTCACATTGGAACAAGTGGAACAGAACATGGTGAGTGTTAAAAAACAGCTTGAGCAATTCCTTGATTTCGATTGTGGTCCTAACTCGGCGCTTATAATAAACAACTATGATTGGCTTGGTAAGTTGGGTTTGATTGAGTTCCTCAGAGATACGGGCAAGTATTTTACCGTCAATTACATGATAGGTAGGGAGTACGTTAAAAGCCGCCTGGAGGATCCAGAAAAATCCATTTCCTTCACGGAATTTTCTTACATGCTTCTTCAGGCTTATGATTTTTATCATCTATATAAGGAATATGGGTGCAAACTTCAGATGGGTGGTAATGATCAGCAGGGGAACATTATAGCAGGCATTGATCTTATACGAAAGAAGGCTGGAGGCCAAGCCTACGGCATAACATATCCTTTGTTGCTGACAGCTTCGGGTCAGAAGTTTGGCAAGACAGAGGACGGAGCTGTGTGGTTGTCGCCGCAAAAGACATCTCCATATAAATTTTACCAGTTTTGGATAAACACCGATGACAGGGATGTGGAAAAGCTTTTGAAGTTGTTTACCTTTTTACCTCTCGAAGAAATCAGAGAGTTGATGGAGGAGCACGAAAAAAGTCCTGAGAAGAGGTCCGCGCAGAGACGCTTGGCATGGGAAGTAACCAAGGTGGTACATGGAGAAACTGCTGCAGCTTCGGTGAGAAGAGCCAGCGAAATACTTTTCGGTGGCTCTTTTGAGCTTTCCGAATTGGATGAAAATATGCTTTCGGTTCTAAGGCGCGAGGTGCCCTCGGGCCATTTCTCCATGGAGGATTCCCAAAACATAGTAGATGTGCTGGTTGCCAGTGGAGCATGCAAGAGCAAGGGGGAGGCCAAAAGGCTCATAAAGGGAGGCGGTTTGGCGGTCAATGGAAGGAAGGTATCATCGGAAGACGAGCTTATTCAAAGAGAGGACCTTTTGTTAGGAAAGTACGTATTTTTGCGCTTGGGTAAAAAGAGATATCACATAGCGGAGAACCAGTAAATTAAAAGAGGTGCAAAATAGTAGTGTCCTATATATCGTCCTTCCTTAAAGCTGTTACTTTGTATGTGGGTAAAGGTGGTACAAGAGCAACCCTACTTGATTACCTCTTGTCTGGGATGCTTAAGACAACGAAACCCAGGGGGAAAGTAGCTATGGATAACCTTTCCATAGCCTTTCCCCAAAGTACTGAAGAGTGGCGTAAAGACATGCTGAGCAAAGTCTACAGCCACTTTGCCTCCACCCTCGTGGAGTACATAGTGGCGTTGAATGAGCCCGATCGTTTAACAGGATGGTTCAAGACGGTAGAAGGGAAAAAATACTTGGATGAGGCTTTGACCAGCGGTAGAGGAGCGGTGTTACTTTTTGGGCATTTGGGTAACTGGGAACTATTGGGAGGTTGGCTTGCACTGTCTGGCTACCCTGTCTATGCAATGGTTAGAAAGCATGATGACCAAGAGTTGGAAGATCTTATAGATGGTTACAGGCAGCGGATGAATCTCAAGATAATAGATAAGGACAACATTAGGGAGCCCATAAGGCAGTTAAAAAAAGGCAATTTTGTTGCCATAGCTGGGGATCAACATTGGGGTAGGGCGGGGCTGGAAGTTCCCTTTCTTGGAAAGACATGTAGCACTCCATCTGGACCTGCAGTATATGCTATCTTGACGGGAGCCCCAATTATACCCATAGCTGCCTTCAGGCGAGGAAAGTTCGATTATGTTTTTGAGGCCTATCCCCCAATAGAACCTCAAAGAAAGGGCGATAGTAAACAGGAAACATACAGGTTAACGACGCTCGCCAACCAGGCTATTGAGAAGATGATCAGAAAGGCACCGGAACAATGGTTATGGATGCACCGGCGTTGGCGCTAGGACTTAGGCCTTGGGTCCCTTTCAGAAATAAGAAATCCTCCTATAGAGTAGTGGGTTTTGGGCATTTCATCTAGGATGATTCGTACTTGCTGCGGTTGAACTTCCAAAGATTCACATATTGCTTCCGTTACCTTTGAAACTAGTTTCTTTTTTTGTTCGTAGCTTCGGCCTTCCAAAAAATGGATTTGTACAACTGGCATACTTTATCACCTCTTGTCCATTATTTACCTATGCAGAAACTGCTGAATATGGCATCAAGAAGGGCTTCATCTGCTTCCACGCCCAATATCCTTTCCAGACATTTCCTGGCTTCAGCAAGACACGCAGCTGCCGCGTCCTCCCCTAAGTTGGTACTCAATGCTTCTAAAGCTGTATCAATGTTTGTGAGGACTCCTTTTAGCTCTTCTATCTGTCTTGTTGTGGCATTGAGTCCCTCGTTTACGTCTCCGCCTTGGAGAAATAGATCAACGATACTGTCCTTTAGTTCCTCGATTCCAGTACGGTTGTTTGCGGAGATTATGTGCACCTTGCTTTCAGGTAGTATCTTGGATATGTCCTTCTCTGTCACTACCAGAGGCAGGTCCGCCTTGTTTATGACCACTATATGTCGTTTGTTTTTCAGGGCGTAAGCGACTTTGAGATCTTCTTGTTGAAGCCTTTCATTGCCATCTATCACCCATAAAAGAATGTCGGATTCGTGAAGGGCTTTTTGTGCTTTTTCGACACCTATGGCTTCCACTTCATCGGAGGGTTCCCTTATTCCTGCGGTGTCAACTAACCTTAATGGAACCCCCTTGTGGGTCAAAACTTCCTCTATTATGTCTCTTGTGGTTCCTGGTATAGCAGTGACTATGGCCCTTGATTCGTTCAAGAAAGCGTTAAGCAGAGAGGATTTGCCAACGTTGGGGCGCCCCACCAGGGCTACCCTTATGCCCTCCCGAAGAAGATTTCCCTTTCTTGCACTATCCAAAATTGATGCGGTCTCATTTCGCAGTTCGGTAAGCTTAAGGATGCCGTCTTTTGCGGAAAGAGGGGGAATGTCTTCCTCGGGAAAATCAAGGTTGGCCTCAAGAAGTACGCAAAACTCCATTATCTCGTCGTAAAGATGCTTTATCTTCTCCGAGAAACTTCCAACGAGGTTTCTTGTAGCTGATTTCAGGGCTTCTTCGCTCCGAGCTCGAATTATGCCTATCACTGATTCTGCTTGGGATAGATCTATACGACCATTGACAAACGCCCTTCGGGTGAACTCTCCCGGCTCTGCCAGCCTTGCCCCCTTTTTCAGTAGTTCTTCCAGACACAGTCTTGCGACCAGGGTTCCGCCGTGGCAGTGGATCTCTGCGACTTCTTCCCCCGTGTAGCTGTAGGGGGCCTGGAACCACACAGCCAAAACTTCGTCTATGGCTTCGCCCTCTTGATTTATGATATATCCGTGGCACATGAAACGGGGTGGATAACTTTTCAGCGGTCTTTTGCCTCTGAAAATGGAGTCCACGAGGTCCCTTGAGCCTCTGCCTGATAACTTAACTATGGATATTGCAGCTTCTCCCCATGCGGTCGCTATGGCCGCAATTATATCTTGTCCCATATGGTTACCCCTTTTACCCAGCTATATTGCAGCTGGGGACACCGAGTTTGCGGCATCCCCAGCTGCAGGCAGTATTATATATCAACTTTACTCTTATTTGTTTACAAAAGCTCTCTCAGTGCTTCTCCCAATCTGGATATTCCCTCTTCGGTTTGCTCTTTTGATGCAAAGGTGAAACACATCCTGAAGTTGTGTTCGCCTCCTCCATTGGGGAAGAAGGGTTCGCCCAACACGAAGGCAACTTTCTTTTCTACCGCCTTCTCAAATAAGTCTTTGGCCTTCACTTTGGGAGTTTCAAGCCAGTAGAAAAAGCCTCCTCTAGGGGTCAACCACTTGACTTCTCCTTGAGGTAGGTATTTACGGAAAGCTTCCTCCATGGCATCTCGTTTCTTCCTGTAGTGATCTATTATTTTGGGCAAGAAGCTGTCGAGGTGCCCCAGTCGGCAGTATTCATATACCATGGCTTGGGCTACTACGCTGGTACAAACGTCGACCCCCTGTTTGAAGACGGTCATCTTTCTTATTACTTCCTTGTTTCCTGCGCACCAGGCCACGCGGGTTCCGGGGGCCAGAATCTTTGAGAAACTGCAGGCGAAAACCACTCTCCCCGAGGTGTCCATTGAGAATATGGATGGTATCTCCTCTCCGTCGAAGCGCACATATCCGTAAGGGTCATCTTCTAGGATAAGAAGATTATATTTCTCAGCGATTTCTATTAGTTTTTTCCTTCTTTCGAGGGAAAGGTCGCATCCCAGAGGATTGTGGAAGTTTACTATGGTGTAAATGAATTTGACTTTTTTGCCTTCTTTTCGGGCTTTTTCCACCATCTCGGGTATCATGTCCACTTTCATTCCGTTCTCGTCACATGGAACGGTGAGGAATGAGGCCCCGTGGTTTCTCATAGTTAATGTGGCTCCCAGGAAAGTGGGTTCTTCGCATATGACCCAATCTCCTTTGTCGATCAAGACCCAGGACAATAGGTCTACAATTTGAGTGGAACCTGTTGTTATTAGGATTTCATCGGTTGCGAGTTTACGTCCCATTTTAGGTGCGGTCCACTCCGCGAGGAACTCCTTTAGGGGCAGATAGCCCTCAGTGGTTCCGTATTGCAGTACATCCTTGCCTTCACGGTCTAGTATGCCTGCTGCTTCCTTGAACTGCTCCACAGGGAATATCTCTGGGTCTGGCATTCCTCCTGCGAAGGATATCATACCAGGCCTCCTTATCAGGTGGAGCATTTCTCTGATAGGCGAAGGCTTCAAATTAAACGTGGCTTGGCTGTACAAGCTTTCCAAAAAATTACTCAATTCCCATCCCCTCCATATGTAAAGATTCTCTGCTTTCCTCTGCTATTTAGATCATTTTAGCTAGCTCCCTTTCCCCCAGATATGGAAATAGTGGTATTTCTAATGTGTTCAAGGCGTCTTTCCGTTGGGGGGTGAGAGTTGAAACCGTTTGGGGTGGTGGAGTAGCCCGCCTCCTTCATCCGAAGGAGAGCATTGTAGAGCCCCCAAGGGTTGTAGCCCGCTTTATGTGCCAGCTGTACGCCAAAGTCGTCGGCTTCGACCTCCATTTCCCTGCTGAATCCCGATTCGGCCAAGGCTAGCCCCAACCTCAGGATGGTGGAAGCTGTTTTGTCGTCTTTCCCAAAGGCACGATATAACAAGTACCAAATTAGGTTTCTGGAGACGGTCTCTCTGTAGTGGCCCAGTTTTATGTGTCCTATTTCATGGGCGAAGATTCCTGCTATTTCATCATCCTGATCCATTATGTTGAGAAGCCCTTTGGTCACATGTATTGAGTAATCAGACCCCCTGAAGGAGACCCAGGCGTTGGGTTCTTCTTTGTCCTCTACGACTAGAGTTTTGTTTCCTCCGAGCCCAGACACTGTACTGAGCCTGTCCCATACCTTTTGGGCCTGTTTTGGGCTTACTGCCCCCAAGGCAGGGGACCACAAAAATACAAAGGTAATTAATATGCAAAGGAAAGGACCCACTATATGTTTTCGCAATAAATTACCTCCAAATGGCTTTCTTATAAACTAAATTATACATTATTTGCCTCGTAGTCTTTACATGGCAAATTTTTTGTGTTATAAAACCTCCATTCAAAACATATTTTACAAGAACAGAGAGATGACGCAATGACTAAAAGTAAGAAAAGGTTACTTGGTATAGGTTGTTCGGGAGCTATGGGTTCTTCTTCCTCCTCTTGGGAAGGAGACAGTTCTTCTATTGTTTTATTTTTGAGGGCTCCCGAAACGGATTACTGAGGTAGATTTTAGCAGTTGGGGAAATTTTAAAGGAGGGAGCCTTAAAAGGCTCCCTCCTTTTTATTAGGTGCTTAAACTAAAAGGGCAGAGGAGGATGAGGATGAGAAGATACTTGTTTACGCCAGGGCCGGTAGAGTTAAGCAAGAAGGTTAAAGAAGCCACGAAGGGACAAATGATAAGCCACAGAAGCAGGGAGTTTTCCAGTTTGATGTCGGGTTTGCAGTTAAAGCTGCGAAAGTTGTTGAATGTCCAAGAACCCGTTTTACTCTTTCCTGGTTCCGGTACATCGGCACTCGAAGCTTTATTAGTAAATCTGATTTCTAGGGGCGATAAAGTTCTTTCCTTCTCTTGCGGGCATTTTGGCGAACGATTCCGTGAAATTGCCTCTCGTATTGGAGCCGTAGTGTTATCTTTCGATAAGCCTTATGGAGAAGTTTTCACAAAAGAAGAGGTAGTTGGCGCTGTAAATCTTTATAGTGATGCTTCTGCCATATTAATAACCCACAACGAAACATCTACTGGGGCAGCTAACCCCATAGAGGAGATAATAGAAGGCCTTCCTGCAGACGGCCCCCTGGTCTTAGTGGATGCCGTTAGTTCCATTGGTGCGATGCCGTGCTATCCGGAGAAATGGGGCGTAGATGGTTTGGCCACTTGTTCCCAGAAAGGGCTTATGGCGCCTCCTGGTATAGGAATTGTTTGGCTTTCCCGTAGAGCCTGGGAGAAGGTCCGTCAGAATAAAACCTGTCCCTCTTACAGCATGGATTTTCTTCTAATGAGGAAGTACCTTGAAAAAGAGCTTCCTCAAACTCCTGTTACGCCTCCTGTGTCTTTATTTTTCGCTTTGGATGCATCCCTTGAGGAGGTAGAAGAAGAAGGGGGGTTCTTGAGACGTTTTGAGGAGCGCAAGGCCTATGCTCAGTCATTATGCAAGGCAGTAGAGGACCTTGGGCTTGAGTTGTTGGTCAAAAACAAGCCTTCAAGGTCCTGTGGCGTTACTGCTATACGAATTCCAGGCAAGGCAGAGTCAGTGAGGAAGGGATTGCTTGAAAAAGGGATAGAAGTGGCTGGAGGGCAGGGCGCTTTGAGAAACGAAATAATAAGGGTTGGTCACTATACCAGAGAGGGCTTGTCGGAGCTTTGGGATTTCATTCAAGCTCTCGAAGAAACCTGTAAAGAATTGGGGGTTGCCGTCGATAAGATGAGCTTCGGCAAGATAGAGGAACTTTACACTGGGAGGTGCAGATAGATGTGGAAGATCCTAGTCACTGAGAAGATTCATCCTTCAGGATTAAAGGAGCTAAGGAAAGATCCGGAAGTGGAACTGCTGGAAAAAGTGGACATGAGTGAAGAGGAGTTTTTTCACTTGGTCAAAGACGTAGATGCTCTCGTGACCAGGAGTGGTACCTCTATTGACAAAAGGGTACTAGATGAAGCCAAACGGCTCAAGGTCGTTGCCAGGGCAGGGGTTGGAGTGGATAACATTGATCTTGATTGGGCAAGTCGGAAAGGTGTAGTCGTTATAAACGCTCCCACAGGAAACACTCTTGCTGCAACTGAACACACCTTTGCTCTCCTTCTGTCTATTTGCCGCAAGTTGCCTCACGGGTTCAACGACCTGGCGAGGGGCGGTTGGAACAGAAAGGCTTTTATGGGAATGCAGCTTCATGGTAAAACCCTCCTAATAATAGGGCTTGGCAGGATAGGCAGCCAGGTAGCCAAGCGAGCAGAAGCTTTTGGAATGGAGGTTTTGGCCTATGACCCCTATATAAGCGCTCGGAAGGTGGAAGAATTAGGGGTTAGAAGGGCACTTGAGTTGGAAGGCGCATTGGCTTTGGCTGATGTGGTTACATTGCATACCCCCTTGACCTCGGAGACCAAGGGAATGATAGATGAAAGGACTCTTAAGGCCTTTAAAAAAGGAGCAATTCTCATAAACTGTGCGAGAGGGGGATTGGTGGACGAGCAGGCTTGCGCGGATGCTATAAGAGAAGGGCGCCTTGCAGGTGCGGCGTTCGACGTGTTTTCCCAGGAGCCCCCTAAAAATGATCACCCGCTTTTCGCGGAGGATATAAGGGATAGGGTAGTCCTTACCCCCCATATAGGGGCCAACACTCATGAGGCTCAATCGGCTGTTTCTCTCATAATAGCTAAGAATCTTTTGGCGGCATTGAAGGGAGAGCCTTACGAGCATGCAGTAAACCTACCCTTTATGGAGCATAAGCTCTCTGCTTCGGGCAAACGGTTCTTGGCTTTGGCACGAAAAATGGGCATCTTGGCAGCCTCAATCGTTGCAGGAGCGCCGGGGAGTGTGCAGTTTTCCATGAGGGGCATACCTGTTGATGATGTGGTTGAGGCAAGAGCTTATGAATATTGTAGCCACTGTCCTTATACTATTGCGGCCCTTAAAGGTGTTCTAGAGAGGCATTTGGGGCGAGGTATAAGCTACATGGAGGCTCCGCTCCTTGCACAGGAGAGGGGCATATACGTAGAGGAGGCGAGCATCTCCGATTCACGTTATCGCTACCTGATGGAATTGAAGGTAAAAAGCGACAAAGAGGAAGTTGTGATATTGGCGACTGTCACAGAAGATGATGAGAAGCAGCGCATAGTAGGCATAAACGGCTACAGGATGGACTTTGAGCCCAGCGGGAGTTTCATTATATTTCAGAACCATGATAGGCCAGGAGTTATAGGTAAGATAGGGACCTACCTTGGAGAGAAGGGCATAAATATAGCCAATTTTTACTTGGGAAGAAAAAATGGAAGCGGCTTGGCCTTTGGGGTTTTGCAGGTCGATGGAGAGGTAGATCAGCAGGTTTTGGAGGATCTTAATGAAGCTGAAGATTTTGTGTGGGTAAGTAGCGTTAAATTTGAGGGGGATAGATGACATGCGTTTTTTTCTCATACGCCATGGACGCACTAATTGGAATTCGGAGGGAAGGTATCAGGGCGTAATAGACGTACCTCTAGATGAAGTGGGGAAGAAACAAGCTGAATTGTTAGCCAAGTCCTTGAAGTGTGTAACCATTGACAAGGTTTGGAGTAGTCCCTTAAGCAGGGCCAAAGAGACTGCTTGGTATATATCCCAAGAGCATGGCTGTCCCCTTGAAGTCCATGAGGGACTTACCGAGATCTCCCATGGAGAATGGGAGGGCAAATATGCTCATGAGGTAAAGGCTCTCTGGCCTGAGCTCTATGATCTTTGGTATAAGGAACCCCAAAAGGTTAAAATGCCTTCTGGAGAGACTTTGGAGGAGGTTGCGAATAGGGCAAAAGGTGCGTTGGAGTTTATCCTAGGCGAGGGAAAAGACCCAGTGGCTGTTGTAACCCATGACGCAGTGATAAAAGTGCTTTTGTGCCATTTTTTGGAGTTGCCTTTGGCCAAGTTTTGGAGTTTTCATGTGGCCAATTGTTCCGTTACCATGATTGAGAGAAAGGGAAAAGAATTTTGCATTTACCTTTTGGGAGAAAGGCCTTGGGCTTCCAATAGGTACGATTGGGAAAAACAGGCTGGGCTCTAAGGCGATACTTGAAACGTGGACATATGTTTTTTTTGGGTGTATTTTCAAAGTGTAGTGGTGACATCTCGTGGGGAGGTGGTTGTTTTGCTCAATAAGAGGATGGAAATTTTAAAGCAGCTTGCTACAGAAGCACCGACCAAGATAGTTATGTTGGTCATAGATGGTCTAGGCGGATTGCCGGACAAAGATGGCATGACGGAGCTGGAAAGGGCGTTCACACCCAACTTGGACGAAATAGCATCAAGGGGTGAGACAGGTCTCTTGGAGATGGTGGATGTAGGGATAACCCCTGGTAGTGGACCAGGACATTTGGCTCTGTTCGGCTACGACCCCGTGGAATTTACCGTGGGGAGGGGCATACTTGAAGTATTGGGAACAGGGGGCAAGGTCTCCCGAGGAGATGTATGTGCTAGGGGCAACTTCGCGACCTGGGGGGTGCAAGACGTAATCCTGGACAGAAGGGCTGGAAGGATAGAGACGGATAAATCAAGAGAGCTCGTAGAAAGGCTTAGCGAGGCAATAAAGGAGATAGACGGAGTGAGGATTACGTACTATCCAGGTTTGGAGCACCGATTTTCAGTGGTGTTTTCCGGTGATGGCCTTTGTGACTGTGTGAGTGACGCCGACCCTCAAAAGGATGGGGCTTCTATGAGGTGGGCTGAGCCTTTGTCCGAGGAAGGATCCAAAATGGCCGACATAGTAAATAAGTTCATTCGTGAGGCAAGGAATGTTTTAGATGGTGAGCCCAAGGCAAACGGCTGCCTTTTGAGAGGTTTCTCAGGAGTTCCAGATATCCCTCATCTTGGAGAGTTGTATAAAATCAAACCCCTTGGCTTGGCTTCGTACCCCATGTACAGGGGACTCGCGAGCTTAGTGGGTATGGACGTTTTGGAGGTGGAAAACAACCCAATCAAGCTAATTGAAGAGTTGCAGGCTAGGTGGGATGCTTACGACTTTTTCTACTTGCATGTCAAGCATGGGGATAGCAGGGGAG
The DNA window shown above is from Thermovirga lienii DSM 17291 and carries:
- a CDS encoding hypothetical protein (KEGG: aco:Amico_0411 hypothetical protein~SPTR: Putative uncharacterized protein), with amino-acid sequence MKRGLFFWGAFILVAVIIVGGFFYLGRKPSLLDPLNAIPEVEADQSWLLLESPGDQLSLLEWPEDKNEVSTVEVFTKDILGLSSLSSKVALWVQLPYGDRWYGAFQMPKEEIDSLRALKTPERWRSRFPNCVVGETSEGAIKIKFSEDSEPVVGAVERGTLLLSKDAQGLSKMYEAIETPSKRMKVKWDVKPSLPAHLVVFDDGKLASKLGEKLGVDEDLGESLPLTFTLGWESSDDRGNIFWNINGLEDVFASNDVADRIEPISWEGEFFVPDPLVAAFAFNAKGLVADTMMEGFEEAASKAYSERKELLELLDGAIISMVGGKSRVALLSLPGILVQLPERGDKGVEAVNELWDSFWLDPRPIEGFAAGGAVAFPFTLIGAADERLVLLGAIDLNTLIKNKSVTEIIGYDKPSLGWLYVDFPKAAEALEDLQKIGSLSTKVGVTNTPDLEKIEQTISRLKQLGRLKMVFYDLKSGEARWEPSN
- a CDS encoding tyrosyl-tRNA synthetase (PFAM: S4 domain; tRNA synthetases class I (W and Y)~TIGRFAM: tyrosyl-tRNA synthetase~COGs: COG0162 Tyrosyl-tRNA synthetase~InterPro IPR001412: IPR002942: IPR002305: IPR002307~KEGG: aco:Amico_0412 tyrosyl-tRNA synthetase~PFAM: aminoacyl-tRNA synthetase class Ib; RNA-binding S4 domain protein~PRIAM: Tyrosine--tRNA ligase~SMART: RNA-binding S4 domain protein~SPTR: Tyrosine--tRNA ligase;~TIGRFAM: tyrosyl-tRNA synthetase); the protein is MVQNALAVLMERNCIEWCSNPEELGSLFSTEMVTGYIGFDPTADSLHVGHLIPIMGLAWMQRLGHRPIAIAGGGTGLIGDPSGKSKERNLLTLEQVEQNMVSVKKQLEQFLDFDCGPNSALIINNYDWLGKLGLIEFLRDTGKYFTVNYMIGREYVKSRLEDPEKSISFTEFSYMLLQAYDFYHLYKEYGCKLQMGGNDQQGNIIAGIDLIRKKAGGQAYGITYPLLLTASGQKFGKTEDGAVWLSPQKTSPYKFYQFWINTDDRDVEKLLKLFTFLPLEEIRELMEEHEKSPEKRSAQRRLAWEVTKVVHGETAAASVRRASEILFGGSFELSELDENMLSVLRREVPSGHFSMEDSQNIVDVLVASGACKSKGEAKRLIKGGGLAVNGRKVSSEDELIQREDLLLGKYVFLRLGKKRYHIAENQ
- a CDS encoding lipid A biosynthesis acyltransferase (PFAM: Bacterial lipid A biosynthesis acyltransferase~COGs: COG1560 Lauroyl/myristoyl acyltransferase~InterPro IPR004960~KEGG: aco:Amico_0413 lipid A biosynthesis acyltransferase~PFAM: lipid A biosynthesis acyltransferase~SPTR: Lipid A biosynthesis acyltransferase), whose translation is MSYISSFLKAVTLYVGKGGTRATLLDYLLSGMLKTTKPRGKVAMDNLSIAFPQSTEEWRKDMLSKVYSHFASTLVEYIVALNEPDRLTGWFKTVEGKKYLDEALTSGRGAVLLFGHLGNWELLGGWLALSGYPVYAMVRKHDDQELEDLIDGYRQRMNLKIIDKDNIREPIRQLKKGNFVAIAGDQHWGRAGLEVPFLGKTCSTPSGPAVYAILTGAPIIPIAAFRRGKFDYVFEAYPPIEPQRKGDSKQETYRLTTLANQAIEKMIRKAPEQWLWMHRRWR
- a CDS encoding 4-oxalocrotonate tautomerase family enzyme (PFAM: Tautomerase enzyme~TIGRFAM: 4-oxalocrotonate tautomerase family enzyme~InterPro IPR010916: IPR004370: IPR018191~KEGG: aco:Amico_1236 4-oxalocrotonate tautomerase family enzyme~PFAM: 4-oxalocrotonate tautomerase~SPTR: 4-oxalocrotonate tautomerase family enzyme;~TIGRFAM: 4-oxalocrotonate tautomerase family enzyme), coding for MPVVQIHFLEGRSYEQKKKLVSKVTEAICESLEVQPQQVRIILDEMPKTHYSIGGFLISERDPRPKS